A window of Desulfobacterales bacterium contains these coding sequences:
- a CDS encoding HD domain-containing protein, protein MLIEQLRQRFFDYVDRFYVNDAAEDQPIQLKRDHTRRVCRNARMLANKLVLSEKDTRLAEVMALFHDVGRFKQYRVYQTFKDADSENHAALSVAEINANDFLEGLPEADRRLVLTAIEFHNALDIPDGLSDRERFFLKLLRDADKLDIWKVFGEYYENEARSAADSVSLGLPDSAQYSAKALAAVRDRKIVRMQEMKTLNDFKLLQISWVYDLNFVPTVEAMLEKGYINRLYAFLPHTQEISEAFEKVCQYAESVVSNGY, encoded by the coding sequence ATGCTGATTGAGCAGTTAAGGCAGCGATTTTTCGACTATGTGGACCGGTTTTATGTTAATGATGCGGCTGAAGATCAGCCGATTCAATTAAAACGGGACCATACCCGCCGGGTGTGCCGGAATGCCCGGATGCTTGCCAACAAGCTGGTGCTTTCAGAAAAAGACACCCGGCTTGCCGAGGTGATGGCGCTTTTCCATGATGTGGGCCGATTTAAGCAGTATCGGGTTTATCAGACTTTTAAAGATGCGGATTCAGAAAATCATGCGGCGTTAAGCGTCGCTGAAATTAATGCCAATGATTTTTTGGAAGGGCTCCCGGAAGCGGATCGCCGGTTGGTTTTAACAGCTATTGAGTTCCACAATGCGCTGGATATTCCTGACGGGCTGTCCGATCGGGAGCGCTTTTTCCTAAAACTTCTAAGAGATGCGGATAAACTGGATATCTGGAAAGTATTCGGGGAATACTACGAGAACGAAGCCAGGTCCGCTGCCGACAGCGTATCCCTCGGCCTGCCGGACAGTGCCCAATATTCGGCAAAAGCCCTGGCAGCCGTACGCGATCGAAAAATCGTTCGTATGCAGGAGATGAAAACCTTAAATGATTTTAAACTGCTGCAGATCTCCTGGGTTTATGATTTAAATTTTGTCCCTACCGTGGAAGCCATGCTGGAGAAGGGCTACATCAATCGCCTCTATGCGTTCCTGCCGCATACGCAAGAGATATCCGAAGCCTTTGAAAAAGTCTGCCAATACGCTGAGTCGGTCGTTTCAAACGGTTATTGA
- the metK gene encoding methionine adenosyltransferase: MTGNRVLFTSESVTEGHPDKVADAISDSILDAIMAQDKKCRVACETLVTTGLVFIAGEITTECYVDFPQVVRETVRDIGYSSSRMGFDWETCGVITSIDQQSPDIAQGVNEGQGLFKEQGAGDQGLMFGFASDETPEFMPMPIMFAHKLTKRLAQVRKHGSVDFLRPDGKSQVTIEYEGGAPKRVDTVVVSTQHKGDVSYEEVREAVIEEVIKKIIPRDMIDGDTRYFINPTGRFEIGGPMGDCGVTGRKIIVDTYGGQGSHGGGCFSGKDPSKVDRSASYMARHVAKNLVAAGLARKCEVQLAYAIGVAEPVSILIDFLNTGKIPEEKAADIVNEVFDLRPGAIIQYLDLLRPIYRKTSAYGHFGRHDEDFTWEHTNKAEEIKAKAGI; this comes from the coding sequence ATGACTGGAAATCGTGTATTATTCACATCAGAATCCGTCACAGAGGGACATCCGGACAAGGTGGCTGATGCCATATCCGATTCCATCCTTGACGCGATCATGGCCCAGGACAAAAAATGCCGCGTGGCCTGCGAAACTTTGGTCACCACCGGGCTTGTATTTATTGCCGGCGAAATTACCACGGAATGCTACGTGGATTTTCCCCAGGTGGTCCGGGAAACCGTCCGGGATATCGGCTACAGCTCCTCCCGCATGGGATTTGACTGGGAAACCTGCGGGGTGATTACCAGCATTGACCAGCAGTCCCCGGATATTGCCCAGGGGGTCAACGAAGGCCAGGGCCTTTTTAAAGAACAGGGCGCCGGCGACCAGGGGCTTATGTTCGGATTCGCCTCGGATGAAACCCCTGAGTTTATGCCCATGCCCATCATGTTTGCCCACAAACTCACCAAGCGGCTGGCCCAGGTCAGAAAACACGGCTCCGTGGATTTTCTGCGGCCGGACGGCAAGTCCCAGGTGACCATCGAATACGAGGGGGGCGCTCCCAAACGGGTGGACACGGTGGTTGTTTCAACCCAGCACAAGGGCGACGTGAGCTATGAAGAAGTGCGGGAAGCCGTGATTGAAGAGGTCATCAAAAAAATTATCCCCAGGGATATGATTGACGGGGACACCCGGTATTTCATCAACCCCACCGGCCGGTTTGAAATCGGCGGCCCCATGGGCGACTGCGGGGTTACCGGCCGCAAAATCATCGTCGATACCTATGGGGGCCAGGGCAGCCACGGCGGCGGGTGCTTTTCCGGCAAGGACCCCTCAAAGGTGGACCGCAGCGCCTCCTACATGGCGCGGCACGTGGCCAAAAACCTGGTCGCCGCCGGGCTTGCCAGAAAATGCGAGGTCCAGCTCGCCTATGCCATCGGGGTGGCTGAACCGGTTTCGATCCTGATCGATTTTCTGAACACCGGAAAAATCCCCGAGGAAAAAGCCGCAGACATCGTAAACGAAGTATTTGACCTGCGGCCGGGCGCCATTATCCAATACCTGGATCTTCTGCGGCCCATCTACAGAAAGACTTCGGCGTACGGCCACTTCGGCCGCCACGACGAGGACTTCACCTGGGAGCACACCAATAAGGCCGAGGAGATCAAGGCCAAGGCCGGGATTTAA
- a CDS encoding methyltransferase domain-containing protein, with product MSNQEYSETVKVTKDYYDSEDAHTFYYTIWGGEDLHLGFYETGDESVYEASRKTIDHMASRSKFLNQKARVIDLGGGFSGSARYLAKNYGWEVVVLNLSETENTRGRQMNKEQGLDHLITVIDGSFDTIAYPDESFDIVWSQDAILHSDNRQKVLDEAKRVLKSGGEMIFTDPMQTDDCPEDVLQPIYDRIHLTSLGSPGFYQEYAKKIGFEVVGFENLSPHLTKSYARILKELEKREGEVKGKISQEYIENMKKGLRHWVDGGNKGYLAWGVFHFRKS from the coding sequence ATGAGCAATCAGGAATATTCCGAAACCGTAAAAGTTACAAAAGATTACTACGATAGTGAGGATGCCCATACTTTCTACTATACTATATGGGGGGGAGAGGACCTTCATTTGGGATTTTATGAAACCGGCGATGAGTCCGTATATGAGGCAAGTCGTAAAACTATAGATCATATGGCTTCCCGCTCGAAGTTTTTGAACCAGAAGGCCAGGGTGATCGATCTGGGGGGCGGGTTCTCCGGCTCGGCCCGGTATCTGGCAAAAAATTATGGCTGGGAAGTGGTGGTTTTAAATTTGAGTGAAACGGAAAACACCCGTGGCCGCCAGATGAATAAGGAGCAGGGGCTAGATCATTTGATTACGGTCATTGACGGCAGCTTTGACACCATTGCGTATCCGGATGAATCCTTTGACATTGTATGGTCCCAGGATGCCATTCTTCATAGCGACAACCGGCAGAAAGTCCTTGATGAGGCCAAGCGGGTATTAAAATCCGGCGGGGAAATGATTTTTACCGACCCTATGCAGACGGATGACTGCCCCGAGGATGTGCTGCAGCCCATCTATGACCGCATCCATCTGACCAGTCTGGGTTCGCCCGGTTTTTACCAGGAGTATGCCAAGAAGATCGGTTTTGAGGTCGTCGGCTTTGAAAACCTCTCCCCGCATCTAACCAAAAGCTATGCCCGGATTCTCAAGGAGCTGGAAAAACGGGAAGGCGAAGTCAAGGGCAAGATCAGTCAGGAATATATCGAGAATATGAAAAAAGGCCTGCGCCATTGGGTGGATGGCGGCAATAAGGGGTATTTGGCCTGGGGCGTGTTTCATTTCCGCAAATCGTAA
- a CDS encoding four helix bundle protein, whose protein sequence is MFCIQIEIAIGIGIEKNMPLGREKLDVYRLSIGYVAWVYEKADSLNGVYRPARDQWLRASQSIPLNIAEGNGKTAEADRRRYFEIARGSAFECAAIQDVLVVGKALDKMESRNRKDELDRMAAMLSRLGGRGYQVREDQEVYSIDFDPDSDFDPDFDPDSEENESQP, encoded by the coding sequence TTGTTCTGTATCCAAATCGAAATCGCTATCGGGATCGGGATCGAAAAAAATATGCCCCTTGGACGCGAAAAACTGGACGTCTATCGCCTTTCAATAGGCTACGTTGCATGGGTTTACGAGAAGGCCGACAGCCTGAACGGAGTTTATCGGCCCGCCCGGGATCAATGGCTTCGGGCCAGCCAGTCGATACCGCTCAATATCGCCGAAGGTAATGGCAAGACCGCGGAAGCCGACCGAAGGCGTTATTTCGAAATCGCTCGTGGCTCCGCGTTTGAGTGCGCGGCAATTCAAGATGTGCTGGTTGTCGGCAAGGCGCTGGACAAGATGGAAAGCCGGAACCGCAAGGATGAACTCGACCGTATGGCCGCGATGCTCAGCCGTCTCGGCGGAAGAGGATACCAAGTTCGAGAGGATCAGGAAGTCTACAGCATCGATTTCGATCCCGATAGCGATTTCGATCCCGATTTCGATCCCGATAGCGAAGAAAACGAATCCCAACCTTAG
- a CDS encoding trimethylamine methyltransferase family protein, giving the protein MIHDKVTNYITNETVRFSMMSEDQKERIFNGVIKTLNDTGADVHHEGARELLAKNRCKVDGIRVRIPPEIVRQALQSLPPTTTLYSWDGNEEMCYVERGRSYFGPGPTPPNFIDPETLERRPYLRKDATTVARVCDALPNIGYVQSLGSISDVTNGLADIYEFADMIQNTRKIIMNWAFGRDGVRDEHRVGIVMAGGEEAFKQRPNYISYGEPISPLVSDFHAIDKCMYNAEHRIPQVYSPCAIGGGTVPATHAGQLVVAMSESMVGVVVSQLLNPGTCIIIGGVQSILDMRHTIYSYGAPELSILSAGLTEMLQFVGLPMYSTSGCTDTKCLELQSGIEAALSIHMAMLSGANFVHDNGYTESGMTGDIYQTIMDDEIIGMSRLIAGGLEVNEETMAVEQICNVGPGGHYLYEDHTMKWFRKHYQPTLMDRNSYEDWDAQGRTTMKDRVLKKGRDIMENYEGPSKRVPPEAKKDIEKILAEAEERVKSN; this is encoded by the coding sequence ATGATTCACGATAAAGTAACCAACTATATTACCAATGAAACCGTGCGCTTCTCCATGATGTCAGAGGACCAGAAGGAGCGGATCTTCAACGGGGTCATTAAAACCTTGAATGACACCGGTGCGGATGTCCACCATGAGGGTGCACGGGAGCTTCTGGCCAAAAACCGGTGCAAGGTGGACGGCATCCGCGTACGGATTCCGCCGGAGATTGTCAGGCAGGCCCTGCAGAGCCTTCCGCCCACGACAACGCTTTACTCCTGGGACGGAAACGAGGAGATGTGCTATGTGGAGCGCGGCCGCAGCTATTTCGGCCCCGGCCCCACGCCGCCCAATTTTATCGATCCCGAAACCCTGGAGCGCCGGCCGTATCTAAGAAAAGACGCCACCACCGTGGCCCGGGTCTGTGATGCCCTGCCCAATATCGGCTATGTGCAGTCCCTGGGCTCAATCAGCGACGTCACCAACGGGCTGGCGGACATCTATGAGTTTGCGGACATGATCCAGAATACCCGCAAGATCATTATGAACTGGGCTTTTGGCCGGGACGGGGTTCGCGACGAGCACCGGGTCGGCATTGTCATGGCCGGCGGTGAAGAGGCCTTTAAACAGCGGCCCAACTACATCAGCTACGGAGAGCCGATTTCCCCGCTGGTCAGTGACTTCCACGCGATCGACAAATGCATGTACAATGCCGAACACCGGATTCCGCAGGTCTACAGCCCCTGCGCCATCGGCGGCGGCACGGTGCCGGCGACCCATGCCGGTCAGCTGGTTGTGGCCATGTCCGAATCCATGGTGGGCGTCGTGGTCTCCCAGCTCTTGAATCCGGGCACCTGCATTATCATCGGCGGCGTGCAGTCCATTCTGGATATGCGGCATACGATCTACTCCTATGGGGCACCGGAGCTTAGTATCTTAAGCGCCGGGTTGACAGAGATGCTTCAGTTCGTGGGGCTGCCCATGTACTCAACCTCCGGTTGCACGGATACCAAGTGCCTGGAGCTGCAGTCCGGCATAGAGGCCGCCTTGTCGATTCATATGGCGATGCTCTCCGGGGCGAACTTCGTCCATGATAACGGCTATACCGAGTCCGGTATGACCGGTGATATTTATCAGACGATTATGGATGATGAGATCATCGGCATGAGCCGTCTGATTGCCGGGGGCCTGGAGGTGAACGAGGAGACCATGGCTGTGGAACAGATCTGCAATGTGGGTCCCGGCGGGCATTACCTCTATGAGGACCACACCATGAAGTGGTTCCGTAAGCACTATCAGCCCACCCTGATGGATCGAAACAGCTACGAGGACTGGGATGCCCAGGGCCGGACCACCATGAAGGACCGGGTCTTAAAGAAGGGCCGCGATATCATGGAAAACTACGAAGGCCCCTCAAAGCGCGTGCCGCCTGAGGCCAAAAAGGATATCGAAAAGATCCTGGCCGAAGCCGAAGAGCGCGTCAAGAGCAACTAG
- a CDS encoding DUF1015 domain-containing protein: protein MADIFPFRGIRYNIDKIGDLAKVATPPYDVISEEEQDMYYERHPNNVIRLDKGKPSANDDDQDNPYTRAAEYYKNWLSEGILVKDESPCFYLTSVEFSINGQTFTRYGLIARVRLEPFENGVILPHEETYSKIKSERLELMKACHANFSHIFSIYTDKDNIMGRLKSAIADAPPEVAFSDDAGHHHQMWRITDEKVQASVTESIKERRLFIADGHHRYETALSFRDWLAEQTPDFGPDHPANFIMMYLCSIEDPGLIILPTHRLLTDVSAAERNTFVQKAEPYFTVKRFAFDKDREDQETARSQMLGEMKSDPDKHVIGGYIEGYAEFYTFTLKPDVMKQKFEAEIPEPLRELDVTVLTRIVLTELLEFDHKDLDDETLLSYTSSAAEAIEAVDNGDAKMAFILNPPSNEQVRQIAEAGYTMPRKTTFYYPKAVTGQVMNSLTE from the coding sequence ATGGCAGATATTTTTCCGTTCCGGGGCATCCGGTACAACATTGACAAGATCGGCGATCTGGCCAAAGTGGCCACACCGCCCTATGATGTCATCTCCGAAGAAGAGCAGGACATGTATTATGAGCGCCATCCCAACAATGTCATCCGCTTAGACAAGGGCAAACCATCGGCAAATGACGACGATCAGGACAATCCTTATACCAGGGCGGCGGAATATTACAAAAACTGGCTGTCTGAGGGCATACTGGTCAAAGATGAATCGCCCTGCTTCTATCTCACCTCAGTCGAATTTAGCATCAACGGCCAGACGTTTACCCGCTACGGTCTGATTGCCCGGGTTCGGCTGGAGCCTTTTGAAAACGGCGTCATCCTGCCGCATGAGGAGACTTACTCCAAAATCAAATCCGAACGCCTGGAACTGATGAAGGCCTGCCACGCCAATTTCAGCCATATCTTCTCCATTTACACGGACAAAGACAATATTATGGGGCGGCTGAAATCCGCGATTGCCGATGCGCCGCCGGAAGTTGCGTTCTCAGACGATGCCGGCCATCATCATCAAATGTGGCGCATCACGGATGAAAAAGTCCAGGCATCGGTGACTGAGAGCATAAAAGAGCGCCGGCTGTTCATCGCGGACGGCCATCACCGCTACGAAACCGCGCTTTCCTTTCGGGACTGGCTGGCCGAGCAGACCCCGGATTTCGGGCCGGACCATCCGGCCAATTTTATCATGATGTATCTTTGCTCGATTGAGGACCCGGGACTGATTATCCTTCCCACCCACCGCCTTTTAACCGATGTTTCCGCCGCCGAACGCAACACTTTTGTGCAAAAGGCAGAGCCTTATTTTACGGTTAAGCGCTTCGCCTTTGATAAGGACCGTGAGGATCAGGAGACGGCCCGGTCCCAGATGCTTGGCGAAATGAAATCCGACCCGGATAAACACGTCATCGGCGGCTATATAGAAGGATATGCCGAATTCTACACGTTCACCCTGAAGCCTGATGTGATGAAGCAGAAGTTTGAGGCGGAAATTCCGGAGCCCTTACGCGAACTGGATGTCACGGTGTTAACGCGCATTGTGTTGACCGAACTGCTTGAATTTGATCATAAGGACTTAGATGACGAAACCCTGCTCAGCTATACCAGCAGCGCAGCCGAAGCAATTGAGGCGGTGGATAACGGGGATGCAAAAATGGCATTTATTCTAAACCCCCCTTCCAACGAACAGGTCCGCCAGATCGCGGAGGCCGGCTATACCATGCCGCGAAAAACGACCTTTTATTACCCCAAAGCCGTGACCGGCCAGGTGATGAACAGCTTAACAGAATAA
- a CDS encoding corrinoid protein, with the protein MAEDLGKMAELLIAGKVEEVGNMTKEFLDSGLDPDEVLNKGLIAGMDVVGQRFKAGDMFIPEVLRSAKAMSAGMEHLRPVLVEGDTKRAGTFVIGTVEGDLHDIGKNLVGMMFEGAGFKVINLGIDLKPQVFVDAVKEHKPELLGMSALLTTTMPKMGETINALKEAGVRDQVKIMVGGAPVTEEYAKEIGADLYGANAANSVDKARAELGL; encoded by the coding sequence ATGGCTGAAGATTTAGGGAAAATGGCAGAGTTATTGATCGCCGGCAAGGTCGAGGAAGTCGGCAATATGACCAAGGAATTTCTGGATAGCGGCCTGGATCCGGATGAGGTTTTGAATAAAGGCCTGATCGCCGGCATGGATGTGGTGGGCCAGCGGTTTAAGGCCGGAGACATGTTTATCCCGGAAGTGCTGCGCTCGGCAAAGGCCATGAGCGCCGGCATGGAGCATCTCCGCCCGGTTTTGGTAGAGGGAGATACCAAGCGGGCCGGCACCTTTGTTATCGGCACGGTTGAGGGCGACCTTCATGACATCGGGAAAAACCTGGTGGGCATGATGTTTGAGGGCGCGGGCTTTAAGGTTATTAACCTGGGTATTGATCTAAAGCCGCAGGTATTTGTGGATGCCGTTAAAGAGCATAAACCGGAGCTGCTGGGGATGTCAGCGCTTCTGACCACGACCATGCCGAAAATGGGGGAAACGATTAATGCCCTGAAGGAAGCCGGCGTCAGAGACCAGGTCAAGATCATGGTCGGCGGGGCGCCCGTGACCGAGGAATACGCCAAGGAAATCGGCGCGGATCTCTACGGCGCCAATGCGGCCAATTCCGTTGACAAGGCCAGGGCGGAACTCGGGCTTTAG
- a CDS encoding trimethylamine methyltransferase family protein, with protein MEKMNQTIQQTPVFRVLTDQQIEKIYFSALEVLERCGADVLQEEAIELFKNSDAVVRENRVRVPASMVERAIKNYPRKITLKGRNGKRSVALQKDHVYFGTGSDLPFTYDRESGERRRTLYKDVVNAGRFVDYLSNYDFFMSHGIVGDAPNPQTYDRHQFMAMLEGCTKPMVVTSVDGEGLEDLWKMACLFQGGEEEFRLNPMFVAYIEPISPLTNDRTAVEKLLFAAEKGIPAMYTPCPSSGATAPATIPGMLVQSLAETLLAVVLCDLKKPGMPLIMGGVTTVMDMRTTTYSYGSPELSLASAANTDISKWLGLLMFSTGGCSDSKCVDEQAAAESTLSVLNAFLSGANLVHDVGYIDSGVNASLESLVMNEEIIGMVRQVGKGINTDPEHLALKLINETGPAGEYVTKDHTYEYWKEWYFPKLQDRSDWETWCANGKKTMLDRVNEETQRILDEYEPEPIDDGIRKDLKKIIDDAEKRHSK; from the coding sequence ATGGAAAAAATGAATCAGACGATCCAGCAGACCCCGGTTTTCCGGGTGCTGACGGATCAGCAGATCGAAAAAATATATTTTTCAGCCCTTGAAGTCTTGGAGCGATGCGGCGCGGATGTTTTGCAGGAAGAGGCCATAGAGCTGTTCAAAAATTCCGATGCCGTGGTCCGGGAAAATCGTGTCCGTGTCCCCGCTTCAATGGTTGAGCGGGCGATTAAGAACTATCCCCGGAAAATTACGCTGAAAGGCAGAAACGGCAAGCGCTCCGTGGCCCTTCAGAAGGATCACGTGTATTTCGGCACCGGCTCAGACCTGCCGTTTACCTATGACCGGGAGTCCGGCGAGCGCCGGCGGACCCTGTATAAAGATGTGGTCAATGCGGGCCGCTTTGTCGATTATTTGTCCAACTACGATTTTTTTATGTCCCACGGCATTGTGGGCGATGCCCCCAATCCCCAGACCTACGACCGGCACCAGTTCATGGCCATGCTCGAGGGCTGCACCAAGCCCATGGTGGTCACCAGTGTGGACGGCGAAGGCCTGGAGGATCTCTGGAAAATGGCCTGCCTGTTCCAGGGCGGTGAGGAGGAGTTTCGCTTAAATCCCATGTTCGTGGCCTATATCGAGCCGATCTCACCGCTAACCAATGACCGCACTGCGGTGGAGAAGCTCTTGTTCGCCGCGGAAAAGGGGATTCCGGCCATGTATACCCCGTGCCCCAGTTCCGGCGCCACCGCACCGGCCACCATTCCGGGCATGCTGGTCCAGTCGCTGGCGGAAACGCTTCTGGCCGTGGTGCTCTGTGACCTAAAAAAACCGGGCATGCCGCTGATCATGGGCGGGGTGACCACGGTCATGGACATGCGCACCACCACCTATTCCTATGGCTCGCCGGAGCTGTCCCTGGCATCTGCCGCAAACACGGATATATCCAAATGGCTGGGGCTTTTGATGTTCTCCACCGGCGGCTGCAGCGACTCCAAGTGTGTTGATGAGCAGGCGGCCGCGGAATCCACGCTCTCCGTATTAAACGCGTTCCTCTCCGGCGCCAATCTGGTCCATGATGTGGGCTATATCGACTCCGGCGTCAATGCCTCTTTGGAATCCCTGGTCATGAACGAGGAAATCATCGGCATGGTGCGCCAGGTCGGCAAGGGCATTAACACGGATCCCGAACATCTGGCCCTGAAGCTGATCAACGAGACCGGACCGGCCGGGGAATATGTGACAAAAGATCACACCTACGAGTACTGGAAGGAATGGTATTTCCCCAAACTCCAGGACCGATCGGACTGGGAGACCTGGTGTGCGAACGGCAAAAAGACCATGCTCGACCGGGTCAATGAGGAAACCCAGCGCATCCTTGATGAATATGAGCCGGAGCCCATTGATGACGGGATCCGAAAGGATCTTAAAAAGATCATCGATGATGCGGAAAAGCGCCATTCCAAATAA
- the panC gene encoding pantoate--beta-alanine ligase, with product MRTIADAADRSEKLRQKGHTIALVPTMGFFHQGHLDLMREGRKLADDLVVSLFVNPTQFGPNEDYATYPRDTDRDLALAAETGVDAVFMPDAEEIYPEGFQTYVDQTDLPNHLCGLSRPDHFRGVMTVVAKLFNIIRPHIAVFGEKDYQQLAVIRQMGRDLNFNIDIRGLPTVRETDGLAMSSRNTRLSPEHRKAALSLNQTLQAMQEQVRNGETRADNLIDAAAGIIKAYPETAIDYIQISDPQTLEDVRMIDRRVLMALAVKVGDVRLIDHTLLDPYA from the coding sequence ATCCGGACCATAGCCGATGCTGCGGACCGATCCGAAAAATTGCGGCAAAAAGGGCATACCATCGCCCTGGTCCCGACCATGGGGTTTTTCCATCAGGGCCATCTCGATTTAATGCGCGAAGGCCGCAAACTGGCCGATGACTTGGTGGTCAGCCTCTTTGTCAACCCGACGCAGTTCGGTCCGAACGAGGACTATGCCACCTACCCCCGGGATACGGACCGGGATCTGGCGCTGGCGGCAGAAACAGGTGTGGATGCCGTGTTTATGCCGGATGCTGAGGAGATATATCCCGAAGGATTTCAGACTTATGTCGATCAGACGGATTTGCCGAATCACCTCTGCGGCTTAAGCCGGCCCGACCATTTTCGGGGAGTCATGACAGTGGTCGCCAAGCTGTTTAACATTATCCGGCCGCATATCGCCGTTTTCGGGGAGAAGGATTACCAGCAGCTGGCTGTTATCCGGCAGATGGGCCGGGATTTAAATTTTAACATCGATATCCGCGGCCTGCCAACGGTCAGGGAAACGGACGGGCTTGCCATGAGCTCCAGAAACACGCGGCTTAGCCCGGAACATCGAAAAGCGGCCTTAAGCCTTAACCAAACCCTTCAGGCCATGCAGGAACAAGTGCGAAATGGCGAAACCCGTGCAGATAATCTGATCGATGCGGCCGCCGGGATCATTAAAGCATATCCCGAAACAGCCATTGACTATATTCAAATCAGTGACCCGCAAACCCTGGAAGATGTGCGGATGATTGACCGCCGGGTGTTAATGGCCCTTGCGGTAAAAGTCGGCGATGTTCGATTGATCGACCACACCCTGCTCGACCCGTATGCTTGA
- the mobB gene encoding molybdopterin-guanine dinucleotide biosynthesis protein B — translation MGNFIAIIGYSGAGKTTLIEKLVPELKRRGYRVGTVKHTHHQPEFDKTGKDSWRHFGAGADISMIYSKALLAMFKRYPSFSAESAPDLQSLAPYFADVDVVVAEGFKAGDCPKIEVYRETGGTAPLCQSIGSVIAVVTEAEIDAPVKRLGFDQVAELADVIEQTVLLK, via the coding sequence ATGGGAAATTTCATTGCCATCATCGGCTATTCCGGTGCCGGGAAAACTACGCTTATCGAAAAGCTGGTGCCGGAATTGAAGCGCCGGGGGTATCGCGTCGGCACTGTCAAGCACACCCATCATCAACCGGAATTCGATAAAACCGGAAAAGACTCCTGGCGGCATTTTGGTGCCGGTGCAGATATTTCCATGATCTATTCAAAAGCCCTCCTTGCCATGTTCAAACGGTATCCGTCCTTTTCAGCCGAATCAGCGCCGGATCTTCAGTCGCTGGCTCCTTATTTTGCGGATGTCGATGTGGTGGTGGCAGAGGGGTTTAAAGCCGGCGATTGCCCTAAAATTGAAGTATATCGGGAGACTGGGGGGACAGCGCCGCTTTGCCAAAGCATTGGATCGGTGATTGCCGTGGTAACCGAGGCGGAAATTGATGCCCCGGTCAAACGCCTTGGGTTTGATCAGGTGGCTGAGCTGGCGGATGTGATTGAGCAGACCGTGTTATTAAAATAG